A genome region from Salvia splendens isolate huo1 chromosome 19, SspV2, whole genome shotgun sequence includes the following:
- the LOC121779008 gene encoding uncharacterized protein LOC121779008 produces MGRKAFATKNKPPSTRREENREENPGTHPPPHPQPSAPTQQAPPMISLDAMAEFLRLQDPTRNWAAELASFSQIREQGSMTAASPAVAISVTSAHPTVQPPPTIPVPLTIPQEKNPFVEAAIAETEELSPVDQETESLDDKAISAHYDERAERLRKENQDREGGNMAEETPTVETAHQVRVREEIDLNESAQKHNLMTDTEFVSIVEEVYRREDTALMAEGLDLASRPVGGIEKAIPGTIPEGQTSQSVGEAREVQSEEKEPEPVNPQVEAGDDGMQVGEEVPTVEIQVPEAVAPPILKPQPVKRQLAASRAQANTAENPVEIASEEEQDTPKKAEGTSTQATDQEDIGISPVQNEQGAEIEGVAEGPDLAPGSVRLEESNDVDAQAPGETTLPAQEEEAQYQRTRKRKGKAPIQKNSVTKRARLANTGIVITEPPQRTPPS; encoded by the exons ATGGGGAGAAAGGCATTCGCTACCAAGAATAAACCACCTTCGACTCGCCGCGAAGAAAACCGTGAAGAAAACCCTGGAACACACCCACCGCCACATCCTCAACCTTCGGCACCAACTCAGCAAGCCCCACCGATGATATCTCTagacgcaatggcggagtttctccgattACAAGACCCCACTAGGAACTGGGCAGCGGAGTTGGCGAGTTTCAGCCAAATCAGAGAGCAAGGGAGTATGACCGCAGCAAGTCCGGCGGTGGCGATTTCAGTAACCAGTGCGCATCCCACGGTGCAGCCTCCACCTACCATTCCGGTTCCCCTGACAATTCCACAGGAAAAAAACCCTTTCGTCGAAGCCGCAATTGCAGAAACGGAAGAACTCTCTCCGGTAGACCAAGAAACCGAATCCTTGGATGATAAAGCTATTTCAGCTCACTACGATGAGAGGGCAGAACGGCTGCGGAAGGAGAACCAAGACCGTGAGGGGGGGAATATGGCGGAGGAAACGCCAACTGTGGAGACCGCCCATCAAGTGAGGGTTAGGGAAGaaatagatctgaacgaatcggCACAGAAGCACAACCTCATGACCGATACGGAGTTTGTGTCAATCGTAGAAGAGGTATACCGCAGAGAGGATACTGCTttgatggctgagggtctagacctcgcatcaaggCCAGTAGGAGGAATTGAGAAAGCCATTCCAGGAACCATACCGGAAGGTCAAACTTCCCAGTCAGTAGGAGAAGCAAGGGAGGTACAGAGTGAAGAGAAAGAACCTGAGCCAGTAAATCCCCAagtggaagcaggggatgatGGAATGCAAGTAGGAGAGGAGGTACCAACCGTGGAAATCCAAGTACCGGAAGCAGTGGCGCCTCCAATCTTAAAACCGCAACCAGTGAAGCGGCAATTG GCAGCAAGTAGGGCCCAGGCGAACACAGCCGAGAACCCAGTCGAGATCGCAAGCGAGGAAGAACAGGACACTCCCAAGAAGGCAGAGGGTACGTCTACTCAGGCTACTGATCAAGAGGATATTGGGATATCTCCTGTGCAGAACGAACAAGGCGCGGAAATAGAAGGAGTGGCTGAAGGTCCGGACCTCGCACCCGGATCAGTAAGGCTAGAGGAGTCTAATGATGTTGATGCTCAAGCCCCAGGAGAAACCACCCTTCCTGCCCAAGAGGAGGAAGCCCAATACCAGCGAACCAGAAAGAGAAAAGGGAAGGCTCCAATCCAAAAGAACTCGGTCACCAAAAGGGCCAGATTAGCAAACACAGGAATCGTCATTACCGAACCACCTCAACGAACTCCACCCAGCTGA